A stretch of Sulfitobacter sp. THAF37 DNA encodes these proteins:
- a CDS encoding BCCT family transporter produces MALKPPLMKLPIKTADSGFYRGFSIDVTITAKIIIGLLVIWAVAFPEQAGRVLSEFNGFILTNFATWYVWVMALFVITCIVLAVWPAAGKLKMGLPDDKPEFGNFSWFSMMFGAGIGVGMLTWAVAEPIYHFGNNPDVIQGFASGKGEDNILNAYKWSYLHWGFTAWSSYAIAGLGLGYFAYRRGLPLTIRSSLTPLFGKSLSGPFGHIIDIVAVVATILGVAQTLGFGVNQFVDGLARIGIGDWLIDAEGQPSSLGIIFSIVVIMGASTLSALSGVGKGIKWLSNINMALSIFLLGFLMLFGATFFGFYTFFVGIWEYVIALPGMMFTIYGGENPVDQDLAGWQGSWTVFYWAWWVAFAPFVGLFLARISRGRTIREFVLGAVLVPALMCFVWFAWAGGTAIDLELTGEAGGRIFEATDGGKIFAMTDILLGSGVLGWLMAVIIVILLMTYLVTSADSAVLIVNTINAAGDEGPKARPHIIFWGVALGAVVAALLLIGGIGAIQTAMVIGALPFSLVMVLMAVSLIKAIFNDGKRMASGVNAYSEDVGATPAE; encoded by the coding sequence ATGGCACTCAAACCTCCACTGATGAAACTGCCGATCAAGACCGCCGACAGCGGTTTTTATCGGGGTTTCAGTATTGATGTGACCATCACGGCCAAGATCATCATTGGTCTGCTCGTGATTTGGGCCGTCGCCTTTCCCGAGCAGGCTGGCCGTGTCCTGTCGGAATTCAACGGCTTCATCCTGACCAACTTTGCCACCTGGTATGTCTGGGTGATGGCGCTGTTCGTGATCACCTGCATCGTGCTGGCGGTCTGGCCGGCGGCGGGCAAGCTCAAGATGGGGCTGCCCGATGACAAGCCCGAATTCGGCAACTTTTCGTGGTTCTCCATGATGTTCGGCGCCGGGATCGGTGTCGGGATGCTGACCTGGGCCGTGGCGGAGCCGATCTATCACTTTGGCAATAACCCGGACGTGATCCAGGGCTTTGCATCGGGCAAGGGCGAGGACAACATTCTCAACGCCTACAAGTGGTCCTATCTGCACTGGGGTTTCACCGCCTGGTCGTCCTACGCGATTGCCGGTCTGGGCCTGGGCTATTTTGCGTATCGGCGGGGGTTGCCGCTGACCATCCGGTCGTCGCTGACGCCGCTGTTCGGCAAGTCGCTGTCAGGGCCATTCGGTCACATCATAGACATCGTCGCGGTGGTCGCGACGATCCTAGGCGTGGCGCAGACGCTGGGTTTCGGCGTCAATCAGTTCGTGGATGGTCTGGCGCGCATCGGCATCGGTGACTGGCTGATCGACGCGGAAGGACAGCCTTCCTCCCTCGGGATCATCTTCTCCATCGTGGTGATCATGGGGGCATCGACCCTGTCGGCGCTTTCGGGTGTGGGCAAGGGCATCAAGTGGCTGTCGAACATCAACATGGCGCTTTCCATCTTCCTGCTCGGCTTCCTCATGCTCTTCGGCGCGACCTTCTTCGGTTTCTACACCTTCTTTGTCGGAATCTGGGAATACGTGATCGCGCTGCCCGGCATGATGTTCACCATCTACGGCGGAGAAAATCCGGTGGATCAGGATCTGGCCGGTTGGCAGGGGTCCTGGACGGTCTTCTACTGGGCGTGGTGGGTGGCCTTTGCGCCCTTCGTGGGCCTGTTCCTGGCGCGCATCAGCCGGGGCCGCACGATCCGGGAGTTCGTGCTGGGCGCAGTGCTTGTGCCCGCGCTGATGTGCTTTGTCTGGTTTGCCTGGGCAGGCGGCACGGCCATCGACCTGGAGCTGACCGGCGAGGCGGGGGGCCGCATCTTCGAGGCCACCGACGGCGGCAAGATCTTTGCCATGACCGACATTCTTCTGGGCAGTGGCGTGCTGGGCTGGCTGATGGCGGTGATTATCGTGATCCTGCTGATGACCTATCTCGTCACCTCTGCGGACTCTGCGGTGCTGATCGTCAACACCATCAATGCCGCGGGCGACGAAGGCCCCAAGGCACGGCCCCACATCATCTTCTGGGGTGTCGCGCTGGGGGCTGTCGTGGCGGCGCTGTTGCTGATCGGCGGGATCGGCGCCATTCAGACGGCCATGGTCATCGGGGCATTGCCGTTCTCGTTGGTGATGGTGCTGATGGCGGTCTCTTTGATCAAGGCGATCTTCAACGACGGCAAGCGGATGGCGTCGGGCGTGAACGCCTATTCCGAGGATGTGGGCGCAACCCCGGCGGAATAA
- a CDS encoding TrgA family protein, which yields MPTAARLVAAVALAALAYVISIMVMPLMPESTDFGYFIPVNILLGLACGWIVMGPRAGRGTTAAINNGFTGVFVLMLWGVGIQAANEMVRLAMRNRYDNAFEAIVAVFQIGAEYAVIIATMQIGLALVIGAVVAGLVTEFASNHWK from the coding sequence ATGCCGACCGCCGCAAGACTCGTCGCTGCCGTTGCGCTGGCGGCTCTGGCCTATGTCATTTCGATCATGGTCATGCCACTGATGCCCGAAAGTACCGACTTTGGGTATTTCATCCCGGTCAACATCCTGCTTGGGCTGGCCTGTGGCTGGATCGTGATGGGCCCGCGTGCCGGTCGGGGCACCACCGCGGCGATCAACAACGGCTTTACCGGGGTTTTCGTGCTGATGCTCTGGGGCGTCGGCATTCAGGCGGCCAATGAAATGGTGCGCCTTGCCATGCGCAATCGGTACGACAACGCCTTCGAGGCGATCGTGGCGGTGTTTCAGATCGGGGCGGAATACGCCGTGATCATCGCGACCATGCAGATTGGGCTGGCTCTCGTCATCGGCGCTGTCGTGGCCGGGCTGGTGACGGAATTTGCCAGCAATCATTGGAAATGA
- a CDS encoding aminotransferase class V-fold PLP-dependent enzyme, which yields MTHLDTAWVRSQFPAFAEPSLQGQSFFENAGGSYTCQPVIDRLTRYYTQRKVQPYGPYEASRLAGAEMDEARQRLAALLGVETDELSFGPSTTQNTYVLANAFGQLMEEGEAIVVTNQDHEANSGPWRRLADRGIEVREWCVDRDTGALNPDDLENLLDYNVRLVCFPHCSNVVGQVNPVVEVTALAHSAGAFVCVDGVSYAPHGFVDVGSMGADIYLFSAYKTYGPHQGVMVMRRALGELLPNQGHVFNGDTLYKRFTPAGPDHAQIAACAGMADYLDATYRHHVGGEAAPVARAGAVHDLMRAHETALLQPLLDAMKSRNSVRLIGPDTAAGRAPTVALALTRPGADVAADLARHGIMAGGGDFYAGRALKAMGVDPDKGVLRLSFTHYTSRAEIDQLLNALDDVL from the coding sequence ATGACACACCTTGATACCGCCTGGGTCCGCTCACAGTTTCCCGCCTTTGCAGAACCATCCCTGCAGGGGCAGTCCTTTTTCGAGAACGCGGGGGGGTCCTATACCTGCCAACCGGTGATCGACCGGCTGACGCGGTATTATACCCAACGCAAGGTGCAGCCCTATGGCCCCTACGAGGCGAGCCGGCTGGCGGGCGCCGAGATGGATGAAGCGCGGCAACGGCTGGCGGCACTTCTCGGCGTCGAGACGGACGAGCTGAGCTTTGGCCCCTCCACCACGCAGAACACCTATGTGCTGGCAAATGCGTTCGGACAGTTGATGGAAGAGGGGGAGGCGATCGTTGTCACCAATCAGGATCACGAGGCCAATTCCGGCCCCTGGCGCCGGTTGGCCGACCGCGGCATCGAGGTGCGCGAATGGTGCGTCGATCGCGATACCGGCGCTTTGAACCCCGACGATCTGGAAAACCTGCTGGACTACAATGTGCGTCTGGTCTGCTTTCCGCACTGCTCCAACGTCGTGGGGCAGGTGAACCCGGTGGTCGAGGTGACGGCACTTGCCCATTCCGCCGGGGCTTTCGTCTGCGTCGACGGCGTTTCCTACGCCCCGCATGGCTTTGTCGATGTGGGTTCGATGGGGGCCGATATCTATCTCTTTTCCGCCTACAAGACCTATGGACCTCATCAGGGGGTGATGGTGATGCGCCGGGCCTTGGGCGAGCTGCTGCCCAATCAGGGCCATGTCTTCAATGGCGATACGCTCTACAAGCGGTTCACGCCTGCGGGGCCGGACCACGCGCAGATCGCGGCCTGTGCCGGGATGGCGGATTACCTCGACGCGACCTACCGCCACCACGTTGGCGGCGAGGCGGCTCCGGTCGCGCGGGCGGGGGCGGTGCATGACCTGATGCGCGCCCATGAGACAGCATTGTTGCAGCCCCTGCTGGATGCGATGAAAAGCCGAAACTCGGTGCGGTTGATCGGCCCGGACACCGCCGCGGGCCGCGCGCCCACGGTTGCGCTGGCCCTGACACGGCCGGGAGCCGACGTGGCGGCCGATCTTGCGCGCCACGGGATCATGGCGGGGGGCGGCGATTTCTACGCGGGCCGCGCACTGAAAGCAATGGGCGTGGACCCGGACAAGGGTGTCCTGCGGCTGAGCTTTACCCACTACACGTCCCGGGCCGAGATCGACCAGCTGCTGAACGCGCTCGACGATGTTTTGTGA
- a CDS encoding cysteine synthase A produces the protein MHVASDLAQAIGNTPLIKLRKASEQTGCEIFGKAEFMNPGQSVKDRAALYIIRDAIERGELKPGGTIVEGTAGNTGIGLALVGAAMGFKTVIVMPETQSQEKKDMLRLAGAELVLVPAAPYSNSNNYIRYSERLAKTMARNSNEGVIWANQFDNTANRQAHIEGTGPEVWAQTDGKVDGFVCAIGTGGTLAGMGMALQPKGVKVALADPGGSGMTKIYTGEDPGGDSITEGIGQGRVTANLEGFTPDMVYRIPDEEALPVVFDLLSEEGLCLGGSSGVNVAGAVRMAKEMGPGHTIVTILCDSGTRYQSKLFNPDFLREKGLPTPGWLDQAPASIPGVFEDV, from the coding sequence ATGCACGTTGCATCTGATCTGGCACAGGCCATCGGGAACACACCGCTCATCAAACTGCGCAAGGCCAGCGAGCAGACCGGGTGCGAGATCTTTGGCAAGGCCGAGTTCATGAACCCCGGCCAGTCGGTCAAGGACCGTGCGGCGCTTTATATCATCCGCGATGCAATTGAACGGGGCGAGCTGAAACCCGGTGGCACCATCGTCGAGGGCACCGCCGGAAACACCGGCATCGGTCTGGCGCTGGTGGGCGCGGCGATGGGGTTCAAGACCGTGATCGTCATGCCCGAGACGCAGAGCCAGGAGAAAAAGGACATGCTGCGCCTGGCCGGGGCCGAACTGGTGCTGGTGCCCGCCGCGCCCTACAGCAACTCCAACAACTACATCCGCTATTCCGAACGCCTGGCCAAGACCATGGCGCGCAACAGCAACGAGGGTGTGATCTGGGCAAACCAGTTCGACAACACCGCCAACCGTCAGGCCCATATCGAGGGCACGGGCCCCGAGGTCTGGGCCCAGACAGATGGCAAGGTCGACGGTTTTGTCTGCGCCATCGGCACCGGCGGCACGCTGGCCGGCATGGGCATGGCGCTGCAGCCCAAGGGCGTGAAAGTGGCGCTGGCCGATCCGGGCGGGTCCGGCATGACCAAGATCTACACGGGCGAGGATCCCGGCGGCGATTCCATTACCGAAGGCATCGGGCAGGGCCGCGTCACCGCCAATCTCGAAGGGTTCACCCCTGACATGGTCTACCGCATTCCCGACGAAGAGGCGCTGCCGGTTGTCTTTGACCTCTTGTCCGAAGAAGGGCTCTGCCTTGGCGGCTCCAGCGGCGTGAACGTGGCCGGGGCCGTGCGCATGGCAAAGGAAATGGGGCCGGGCCATACCATCGTGACGATCCTGTGCGACTCCGGCACGCGGTATCAGTCCAAGCTCTTCAACCCCGACTTCCTGCGCGAAAAGGGCCTGCCGACGCCCGGCTGGCTTGACCAGGCGCCTGCCTCCATTCCGGGTGTGTTCGAGGACGTGTGA
- a CDS encoding deoxyribodipyrimidine photo-lyase produces MSDNSPILMWFRRDLRLSDHAALTAACDSGRPVIPVFVHDALSEGLKAAPKWRLGLGVGHLAETLKDKGSRLILRRERDAQAALENLIEETGAGAVYWSRLYDPDSVARDSRIKETLKDRGIEARSFGGHLMCEPWTVETQQGDYYKVYTPFWNNVKGRDMDAPRSTPGKIPAPDAWPGSDNLDDWNMGAAMDRGADVVRPFVRLGESAAQSRLGSFMAHIVEGYDESRDIPGADGTSNLSENLSLGEISPFQCWHAGLRAREEGKAGAETFLKELVWREFAYHLMHHTPRLLTDNWREDWDAFPWQEDARASEVWAWKKGRTGIRFVDAAMRELYVTGRMHNRGRMIVASYLTKHMMTHWRIGLEWFEDCLIDWDPASNALGWQWSAGSGPDATPYFRVFNPETQIDRFDKDRTYVSRWIAEGRANPHEDALKFFDAMPRHWGLRPDDDYPDPIVSASDGRHRALQAYENRDF; encoded by the coding sequence ATGAGCGACAACTCCCCGATCCTGATGTGGTTTCGCCGCGACCTGCGGCTGAGCGACCACGCGGCCCTGACCGCCGCCTGCGACAGCGGACGCCCGGTGATCCCGGTGTTTGTCCACGATGCGCTGTCCGAAGGGCTGAAGGCCGCGCCCAAGTGGCGGCTGGGTCTGGGCGTGGGGCATCTGGCCGAAACGCTGAAGGACAAGGGCAGCCGGTTGATCCTGCGGCGGGAACGCGACGCGCAGGCCGCGCTGGAGAACCTGATTGAGGAAACCGGCGCCGGGGCGGTGTATTGGTCACGGCTATACGATCCCGACAGCGTGGCGCGCGACAGCCGGATCAAGGAAACCCTGAAAGACCGTGGGATCGAGGCGCGATCCTTTGGCGGGCACCTGATGTGCGAACCCTGGACGGTGGAGACGCAGCAGGGCGATTACTACAAGGTCTACACGCCGTTCTGGAACAACGTGAAGGGCAGGGACATGGACGCCCCGCGCAGCACACCGGGCAAGATCCCCGCGCCGGATGCATGGCCGGGCAGCGACAACCTCGACGACTGGAACATGGGCGCCGCGATGGATCGGGGGGCCGACGTCGTGCGCCCCTTCGTCCGGCTGGGAGAAAGCGCCGCGCAATCCCGCTTGGGCAGTTTCATGGCTCATATCGTCGAAGGCTACGATGAAAGCCGCGACATTCCGGGTGCCGACGGCACGTCGAACCTGTCGGAGAACCTGTCGCTGGGTGAAATTTCACCCTTTCAGTGCTGGCACGCGGGCCTGCGCGCGCGGGAGGAAGGCAAGGCCGGGGCGGAGACCTTTCTCAAGGAACTCGTCTGGCGCGAGTTCGCCTATCACCTCATGCACCATACGCCGCGGCTGCTGACCGACAACTGGCGCGAGGACTGGGATGCCTTCCCCTGGCAGGAGGATGCGCGCGCCAGCGAGGTCTGGGCCTGGAAAAAGGGGCGCACCGGGATCCGCTTCGTCGATGCCGCCATGCGCGAACTCTATGTGACCGGACGGATGCACAACCGGGGCCGGATGATCGTGGCCAGCTACCTGACCAAACATATGATGACCCACTGGCGCATCGGGCTGGAGTGGTTCGAGGATTGCCTGATTGACTGGGACCCGGCCAGCAACGCCCTGGGGTGGCAGTGGTCGGCAGGGTCCGGCCCCGATGCGACCCCCTATTTCCGGGTGTTCAACCCCGAGACCCAGATCGATCGCTTCGACAAGGACCGCACCTATGTCAGCCGCTGGATCGCCGAAGGCCGCGCGAACCCGCACGAGGACGCGCTGAAGTTCTTTGACGCGATGCCGCGCCATTGGGGGCTGAGGCCCGACGACGACTACCCCGATCCTATCGTCAGCGCCTCGGACGGGCGGCACCGCGCGCTGCAAGCCTATGAGAACCGAGACTTTTAA
- a CDS encoding BCCT family transporter: MVDETTNQGIPEPDGASDVIETDYEIGQDNIDGSFGRLYFDIHNPVFAVSAVAIIAFVFYTLALPEQASGAFSAMFDFTTKNFDWFLIGAADLVVIFALLLIVTPFGSVRLGGVDAAPDYTYLGWFAMLFAAGMGIGLMFYGVSEPLTHFSTSFGETAIGEDGLRTDWAPLGAATGDEPGSVRLGMAATIYHWALHPWAIYATVALALALFTYNKGLPLTIRSAFYPLLGERIWGWPGHVIDIIAVFATLFGLATSLGFGATQANAGLNELFGIPIGNTTEVILITAITAVALVSVVRGLDGGVKVLSEVNMGLAGLLALFTLLVGPTAFLLSFFWDSLKAYVEYLPALSNPFGREDINYSQGWTAFYWAWWISWSPFVGMFIARVSRGRTVREFIICVLLIPSMVCVVWMSIFGGTAINQVLTDGFTGAQDAELPRQLFQMLGQLPLASITSFIGIVLVIVFFVTSSDSGSLVIDTITAGGKIDAPLPQRVFWCIFEGAVAIALLLGGGLAALQSMVISTGLLFTLVLLLMCFCIFRGLQSERAETR, encoded by the coding sequence ATGGTTGATGAAACCACAAACCAGGGCATACCCGAGCCCGACGGCGCGTCAGACGTCATCGAAACGGACTACGAGATTGGACAGGACAATATCGACGGCTCTTTCGGTCGTCTGTATTTCGACATTCACAACCCGGTTTTCGCGGTCTCGGCTGTCGCGATCATCGCGTTCGTTTTCTACACGCTGGCCTTGCCCGAACAGGCGTCCGGTGCCTTTTCCGCGATGTTCGATTTCACCACCAAGAACTTTGACTGGTTCCTGATCGGGGCCGCCGACCTTGTGGTCATCTTTGCGCTCTTGCTGATCGTCACGCCCTTCGGGTCCGTGCGGCTGGGCGGGGTCGATGCGGCGCCCGACTATACGTACCTTGGCTGGTTTGCGATGCTGTTTGCAGCCGGTATGGGCATCGGGCTGATGTTCTACGGCGTATCCGAACCGCTGACCCATTTCTCGACCTCATTCGGCGAAACCGCCATCGGAGAGGACGGGCTGCGCACGGACTGGGCACCGCTGGGGGCCGCCACCGGGGATGAACCGGGTTCCGTACGGCTCGGGATGGCTGCCACGATCTATCACTGGGCCCTGCACCCTTGGGCGATCTATGCGACCGTCGCGCTGGCGCTGGCGCTTTTCACCTACAACAAGGGCTTGCCGCTGACGATCCGCTCGGCGTTCTATCCGCTTTTGGGTGAGCGTATCTGGGGCTGGCCCGGTCACGTGATCGACATCATCGCCGTCTTTGCGACGCTCTTCGGTCTGGCCACCTCGCTGGGCTTCGGCGCGACGCAGGCGAATGCGGGCCTGAACGAGCTTTTCGGCATTCCTATCGGCAACACCACCGAGGTCATCCTGATCACGGCGATCACCGCCGTGGCGCTGGTGTCGGTCGTGCGGGGCCTGGATGGCGGGGTCAAGGTCCTGTCCGAGGTCAACATGGGGCTTGCCGGTCTGCTGGCGCTGTTCACGCTGCTGGTGGGGCCGACGGCCTTTCTGCTGTCGTTCTTCTGGGACAGCCTGAAAGCCTATGTCGAATACCTGCCCGCCTTGTCCAACCCCTTTGGCCGGGAAGACATCAACTACTCCCAGGGCTGGACAGCCTTCTACTGGGCGTGGTGGATCAGCTGGTCGCCTTTCGTGGGCATGTTCATCGCCCGGGTCAGCCGGGGCCGGACCGTGCGTGAATTCATCATCTGCGTGCTGCTGATCCCGTCGATGGTGTGCGTGGTCTGGATGTCGATCTTTGGTGGCACGGCGATCAATCAGGTGCTGACCGACGGCTTCACCGGCGCACAGGACGCGGAGCTGCCGCGCCAGCTGTTCCAGATGCTGGGACAACTGCCGCTGGCGTCGATCACGTCCTTCATCGGCATCGTGCTGGTGATCGTGTTCTTCGTAACCTCATCCGACTCGGGCAGCCTCGTGATCGACACGATCACGGCGGGCGGCAAGATCGACGCGCCGCTGCCGCAGCGGGTGTTCTGGTGCATCTTCGAAGGCGCTGTCGCCATCGCGCTGCTGCTGGGGGGCGGGTTGGCCGCCCTGCAATCCATGGTGATCTCAACCGGGTTGCTGTTTACCCTGGTGCTGCTGCTGATGTGCTTCTGCATCTTCCGCGGCCTGCAGAGCGAACGCGCCGAAACGCGCTGA
- a CDS encoding HIT family protein produces the protein MTAYDDDNIFAKILRGEIPSFKVFEDDETLCFMDIMPRTDGHCLVIPKTPCRNILDATPAQLAACMATVSKVANAAKKAFDADGITLQQFSEAAGGQEVFHLHFHIHPRHEGVQMRPPGQQGDMDQIKANAERIAAALS, from the coding sequence ATGACCGCCTATGACGACGACAATATCTTTGCCAAGATCCTGCGCGGAGAGATCCCCAGCTTCAAGGTCTTCGAAGACGACGAAACCTTGTGTTTCATGGACATCATGCCGCGCACGGACGGGCATTGTCTGGTGATCCCCAAGACGCCCTGCCGCAACATCCTGGATGCGACACCCGCACAGCTTGCCGCCTGCATGGCCACGGTCAGCAAGGTGGCGAACGCGGCCAAAAAGGCCTTTGACGCCGATGGCATCACGCTTCAGCAATTCAGCGAAGCGGCAGGCGGGCAGGAGGTCTTTCACCTTCATTTCCATATCCATCCCCGCCACGAGGGCGTGCAGATGCGCCCGCCGGGGCAGCAGGGCGACATGGATCAGATCAAGGCCAACGCAGAGCGGATCGCGGCGGCGCTGAGCTGA
- a CDS encoding cyclopropane-fatty-acyl-phospholipid synthase family protein, whose translation MIHTSIEGQTGLPRYFAHVFGMAQQMQNGRCDFHLPDGRVFRAEGANPGPVAELHIHSDDLFARLIREGDLGFCDAYLDGDWSTPDLQAFMDLVHAGNENVYDGFPGQGLVRAFEKFRFWLQRNRRGQARKNISYHYDLGNDFYALWLDDTMTYSSALFPDGAQASLEAAQIEKYRSMVDQMGVQPGDHVLEIGCGWGGFAEYAAKERGLRVTGLTISEQQLKYARERIEKAGLSGLVEFKLQDYRDERGHYDGIASIEMFEAVGEQYWPIYFQTVRDRLKPGRAATLQIITVDHRRWPVYKRGVDFIQKYIFPGGMLPSPTILREQVEKAGLIVDKSVEFGKSYDITLRRWHESFNAKWDEIREMGFDERFRRMWNFYLTSCAATFDSGNCDVTQITIRRPG comes from the coding sequence ATGATCCATACCAGCATCGAGGGCCAGACCGGCCTGCCGCGATATTTTGCCCATGTCTTTGGCATGGCCCAGCAGATGCAGAACGGGCGCTGCGATTTTCACCTGCCCGATGGCCGGGTGTTCCGCGCCGAGGGGGCAAACCCCGGCCCGGTGGCGGAGCTGCACATTCACAGCGACGACCTGTTCGCACGGCTGATCCGCGAGGGGGACCTGGGTTTCTGCGATGCCTACCTGGATGGCGACTGGTCCACCCCCGATTTGCAGGCCTTCATGGACCTTGTCCATGCGGGCAACGAAAACGTCTATGACGGCTTTCCTGGACAGGGGCTGGTAAGGGCGTTCGAAAAGTTCCGCTTCTGGCTGCAACGCAACCGCCGTGGGCAGGCGCGCAAGAACATCAGCTATCACTACGATCTGGGCAACGATTTCTACGCCCTTTGGCTGGACGACACGATGACCTATTCCTCCGCCCTGTTCCCCGACGGCGCGCAGGCGTCGCTGGAGGCCGCGCAGATCGAGAAATATCGCAGCATGGTTGACCAGATGGGCGTGCAGCCCGGCGATCACGTGCTGGAGATCGGCTGCGGCTGGGGCGGCTTCGCCGAATACGCGGCGAAAGAGCGCGGCCTGCGGGTCACTGGGCTGACCATCAGCGAGCAGCAGTTGAAGTATGCCCGGGAACGCATTGAAAAGGCGGGTCTTTCCGGTCTTGTGGAATTCAAGCTGCAGGATTACCGCGACGAGCGTGGCCATTACGACGGCATCGCCAGCATCGAGATGTTCGAAGCGGTGGGCGAGCAATACTGGCCGATCTATTTCCAGACCGTGCGCGACCGGCTCAAACCCGGCAGGGCGGCGACGCTTCAGATCATCACCGTCGATCACCGCCGGTGGCCGGTCTACAAGCGTGGCGTGGATTTCATTCAGAAATACATCTTTCCGGGCGGTATGCTGCCCAGCCCCACGATCCTGCGCGAACAGGTCGAGAAAGCGGGCCTGATCGTCGACAAGTCGGTGGAGTTCGGCAAAAGCTACGACATCACCCTGCGCCGCTGGCACGAAAGCTTCAACGCGAAGTGGGACGAGATCAGGGAGATGGGCTTTGACGAGCGGTTCCGCAGGATGTGGAATTTTTACCTCACCTCCTGTGCAGCGACATTTGACAGTGGCAATTGCGATGTAACGCAGATTACGATCAGGCGACCGGGTTGA
- a CDS encoding NUDIX domain-containing protein, with the protein MRSLFFYGSLRHQPLLEIVLDRSADKLDMASAVLPGYATFAVEGAPFPVARPSAEGAAHGILVRGLTDAEVARLDFYEAGFGYELVEMMLADGQNALVYLSEPDRWTPAGPWSLAEWEAQWAALTCEAAREVMGYFGQRSGAEVAGMFPMIRKRAQSRLNARQSRHGTLTKPGRTVIEQRQRSYAHFFALDDMKVRFEHFDGSMSPVADRAVFIAADAALVLPYDPRRDRVLLVEQMRMGPLARGDRTVWQLEPIAGHIDPGEAPRNAAIREAREEAGLTLQAIEPIAEVYASPGNSTEFYYIFLGIADLPDAAEGIGGLPEEGEDIRAHVLSFDALMDLVDGFGAANAPLGLAAFWLARHRDRLRLSDTGDTPEAT; encoded by the coding sequence ATGAGAAGCCTGTTCTTCTACGGAAGCCTGCGCCATCAGCCCCTGCTTGAAATCGTGCTCGACCGGTCGGCGGACAAACTCGACATGGCGTCCGCCGTTCTTCCGGGATATGCGACCTTTGCCGTCGAGGGCGCGCCGTTTCCCGTGGCCCGGCCCAGTGCCGAGGGCGCTGCGCATGGCATTCTGGTCCGTGGGTTGACGGATGCCGAGGTGGCCCGGCTGGATTTCTACGAGGCCGGTTTCGGCTATGAGCTGGTGGAGATGATGCTGGCCGACGGCCAGAACGCCCTGGTGTATCTGTCCGAACCCGACCGCTGGACCCCGGCTGGCCCCTGGTCGCTGGCGGAGTGGGAGGCGCAGTGGGCCGCGCTGACCTGCGAGGCGGCGCGCGAGGTGATGGGGTATTTCGGCCAGCGCAGCGGCGCTGAGGTGGCTGGGATGTTTCCGATGATCCGCAAGCGGGCGCAGTCGCGGCTCAATGCGCGGCAGTCGCGCCACGGGACGCTGACCAAGCCGGGCCGCACGGTCATCGAGCAACGGCAGCGGTCCTATGCGCATTTCTTTGCGCTCGACGACATGAAGGTGCGATTCGAACATTTCGACGGCAGCATGTCGCCGGTGGCGGACCGCGCGGTCTTTATCGCAGCCGATGCCGCGCTCGTGTTGCCTTATGATCCCCGGCGGGACCGGGTCCTGCTGGTGGAGCAGATGCGCATGGGGCCGCTGGCACGCGGTGACAGAACGGTCTGGCAGCTGGAACCCATCGCGGGGCATATCGACCCCGGCGAAGCCCCGCGCAACGCCGCGATCCGCGAGGCCAGAGAGGAGGCGGGGCTGACCCTGCAGGCGATCGAACCGATTGCCGAGGTCTATGCCAGCCCCGGCAATTCGACCGAATTTTATTATATCTTTCTGGGGATTGCCGATCTTCCCGACGCCGCCGAAGGCATTGGCGGGCTGCCCGAAGAAGGTGAGGACATCCGCGCGCATGTGTTGTCCTTCGATGCTTTGATGGACCTGGTCGACGGATTTGGCGCGGCTAATGCGCCGCTTGGGCTGGCGGCCTTCTGGCTGGCGCGGCACAGGGACCGCTTGAGGTTGTCAGATACGGGCGATACACCGGAGGCGACATAA